One segment of Primulina tabacum isolate GXHZ01 chromosome 6, ASM2559414v2, whole genome shotgun sequence DNA contains the following:
- the LOC142549184 gene encoding uncharacterized protein LOC142549184 has protein sequence MVNSEKKQPENDRQCGDFGRGDLNFDGDDSIEESSSGAETSGNANPSIVRRLTEIFTEDGDGDLLLQTSDREDGFLHWFRALDFQVMGACRADERLKPFLKLNVSTGAAEDRLLAHLSQHFEPSEVAILARCLCVPLVSIRVGKIEKKGTLLSPTSIRGNLYLSLLPTSDLRASFNGDNGSVERLATFSTEAQCTIEIEEISADKSGRSFLIKISDAVVFYFWCSEKSKLRGNELLKNMKDLLMRKPSLAELSGISESRLNFFATHLHAYLAGSVVNNTQVSGVLSASPSDNSIDPCEQHFPQSSSTCQKFSYVRQCSSQGSKTNLIYQGSLSPKSNQFKEGMSKSLSSMRSAAREKLKWGVENYVSSIESLALASSTSFDPSSTSCFKQDEASEPNAIHTSATFNLLEILGKSSEPPFSGSEIQIPSSGSSNFSPQYCWCPPVVSALQFTKGNSHLPISSTESLSLPPISSLLSAPRQSGLLTSKEFLNMAEIPPLDFPTFVPEPLVRLSTSQQIPTFTPLICDPIVHIPVIDVCSSGQGYLVSAGPAISTTISPLHPSLVDPLPDAESMLEKGARETRRMLICGSSQPNSQLLDVLPSMLSSRDDKQNLIAAGSRGHYCAAIDVDVLAQNLTSVGLALLSEKPIRSVISKRFGSSDDLIEKEKPSSSGMPRFDEEID, from the exons ATGGTTAATTCTGAGAAAAAGCAACCTGAGAACGATAGACAGTGTGGAGATTTTGGTCGTGGGGACCTGAATTTCGACGGAGATGATTCGATCGAAGAGTCATCGTCTGGCGCTGAGACGTCAGGGAACGCGAATCCGTCTATTGTGCGGAGGTTGACGGAGATATTCACGGAGGATGGGGACGGAGATCTCCTGCTTCAGACTAGCGATAGGGAGGATGGATTTCTGCATTGGTTTCGCGCTTTGGATTTCCAGGTGATGGGAGCGTGCCGGGCGGATGAGAGGTTGAAACCTTTTCTGAAGCTCAATGTTTCCACTGGGGCGGCTGAGGATCGTCTGCTAGCTCACCTTAGTCAG CACTTTGAACCATCCGAAGTTGCTATTTTGGCCAGGTGCCTGTGCGTTCCTCTTGTTTCTATTCGAGTTGGAAAGATCGAGAAGAAAGGAACCCTTTTGTCTCCAACATCGATAAG AGGAAATTTATACCTCTCACTTTTGCCAACTTCTGACCTGCGCGCCTCATTCAATGGTGATAATGGTTCTGTGGAGAGGCTAGCAACATTTAGTACAGAGGCTCAATGCACCATTGAAATTGAAGAGATCTCTGCTGACAAATCTGGAAGAtcattcttaattaaaatttcagATGCTGtggttttttatttttggtgCTCTGAAAAATCTAAGCTTCGAGGAAATGAATTGCTAAAAAAT ATGAAGGATTTGCTTATGAGAAAACCTTCACTTGCTGAATTAAGCGGAATTAGCGAGTCACGTCTTAACTTTTTTGCAACTCATCTTCATGCCTATCTTGCGGGATCAGTTGTAAACAATACTCAAGTTAGCGGTGTTCTGTCAGCATCCCCTTCTGACAACAGTATTGATCCTTGCGAACAACATTTTCCTCAATCTTCCTCAACGTGCCAAAAATTTTCCTATGTCCGGCAATGTAGCAGTCAAGGATCGAAGACAAACTTGATCTACCAGGGTAGCCTCAGTCCTAAGTCAAACCAGTTCAAGGAAGGCATGTCTAAGAGTTTGTCTTCTATGAGGAGTGCTGCCAGAGAGAAATTGAAGTGGGGTGTGGAGAATTACGTCTCAAGTATTGAAAGCTTGGCTCTTGCTTCATCAACCAGTTTTGATCCATCTAGCACTAGTTGCTTTAAGCAAGACGAAGCTTCTGAACCAAATGCAATTCATACTTCAGCCACATTTAATTTGTTGGAGATACTTGGAAAATCCTCAGAGCCTCCATTTTCTGGTTCAGAAATACAAATTCCGTCTTCAGGGTCATCTAACTTCTCACCTCAGTATTGCTGGTGCCCTCCTGTTGTATCTGCACTACAATTTACTAAAGGAAATTCACATCTACCTATATCGTCAACTGAATCACTATCTCTGCCTCCAATTTCTTCTCTCCTATCAGCTCCCAGGCAGTCTGGACTTTTAACCTCGAAAGAATTCTTAAATATGGCCGAAATTCCTCCGCTAGATTTTCCAACATTTGTACCTGAGCCTTTGGTTAGGCTGTCAACTTCTCAGCAAATTCCTACGTTTACACCTTTGATATGTGATCCAATTGTCCACATTCCAGTGATTGATGTCTGTTCTTCTGGCCAAGGGTATTTGGTCAGTGCAGGGCCTGCTATTTCGACCACGATTTCTCCATTGCATCCAAGTCTTGTGGACCCACTTCCAGATGCTGAATCCATGTTGGAAAAAGGTGCCAGGGAAACGCGTCGGATGCTCATATGTGGCTCCAGCCAACCCAACTCTCAGCTTCTTGATGTATTGCCTTCCATGCTGAGCAGCAGAGATGACAAGCAAAATTTGATAGCTGCTGGAAGCCGGGGTCATTATTGTGCAGCCATAGACGTAGATGTTTTAGCGCAAAACTTGACGAGTGTGGGATTAGCTTTATTGTCGGAGAAACCAATAAGAAGTGTCATCAGTAAAAGATTTGGTAGCAGTGATGATTTGATTGAAAAGGAGAAACCATCTAGCTCTGGTATGCCGCGTTTTGATGAAGAGATTGATTGA